One part of the Denticeps clupeoides chromosome 16, fDenClu1.1, whole genome shotgun sequence genome encodes these proteins:
- the sord gene encoding sorbitol dehydrogenase, giving the protein MFRGRTAWFSGSVERGIRGIWVREGGLISDWWKAAYLFSDDAAYADTKRMFTCRAYAEGRLTVFHSAFITACHARQSVQSVPIGHYVLPPLSVQREVKGAIGRFIWEQEAESTSEEALAADPVLGDIFNKPKSTTRRPCSQRRLKNAHLSAALTRSNADRREPEAAWAFRRIPHTRDAGDMERTNLAVVLHAKGDLRLERRSVPEPARHEVLLQMHSVGICGSDVHYWQNGRIGDFVVKKPLVLGHEASGRVVKVGAGVTHLKPGDRVAIEPGVPREMDEFFKCGRYNLSPSIFFCATPPDDGNLCRYYTHNANFCYKLPDNVTFEEGALVEPLSVGVHACRRAGVTLGSSVMVCGAGPIGLVTLLVAKAMGAAEVLITDLSAERLAMAKELGADFSLTVKREDTPADLANQVEVLMGSQPHVSIDCTGVQSSVQTAIYATRPGGVVVLVGLGAEMTTVPLLSAAVKEVDIRGVFRYCNTWPVAIAMLASKKVNVKPLVTHRFPLEQALQAFETTRQGQGVKVMLKCDENDQNP; this is encoded by the exons ATGTTCCGCGGTCGAACGGCGTGGTTCTCCGGCAGCGTCGAGAGGGGAATTCGTGGCATTTGGG tgCGTGAAGGGGGCTTGATCTCGGACTGGTGGAAGGCCGCGTACCTGTTCAGTGACGACGCCGCGTACGCCGACACGAAAAG GATGTTCACCTGCAGGGCCTACGCAGAAGGCCGGCTGACCGTCTTCCACAGCGCCTTCATCACTGCCTGCCACGCACGCCAGAGCGTCCAGTCTGTGCCAATCGGGCACTACGTCCTCCCCCCACTCTCCGTCCAGAGAG aggTTAAGGGTGCAATTGGTCGATTTATTTGGGAGCAGGAGGCAGAATCGACGTCTGAAGAG GCCTTGGCAGCTGATCCAGTTCTTGGCGACAtttttaacaaaccaaaaagcaCTACAAG GCGGCCGTGTTCGCAACGTCGGCTTAAAAATGCGCATTTGAGCGCAGCGTTGACGCGCTCGAATGCAGATCGCCGAGAGCCGGAAGCTGCGTGGGCTTTCCGCAGAATCCCTCACACGCGTGACGCAGGCGACATGGAGAGGACCAACCTGGCCGTGGTTCTGCACGCGAAGGGCGACCTGAGACTG GAGCGACGCTCCGTTCCTGAGCCGGCTCGACATG AGGTCTTGCTGCAGATGCACTCGGTGGGCATCTGCGGCTCCGACGTGCACTACTGGCAGAACGGCCGAATTGGGGATTTTGTGGTGAAGAAGCCCTTGGTCCTGGGACACGAAGCCTCGGGGAGGGTCGTGAAAGTGGGTGCTGGAGTAACTCACCTCAAGCCGG GTGACCGAGTAGCGATTGAGCCAGGCGTCCCCCGGGAGATGGACGAGTTCTTCAAATGTGGCCGCTACAACCTGTCCCCGTCAATCTTCTTCTGCGCCACGCCCCCAGATGATGGAAATCTGTGCCGATATTACACCCATAATGCCAACTTCTGTTACAA GTTGCCAGATAATGTGACGTTTGAGGAGGGAGCTCTGGTGGAGCCCTTGTCTGTTGGCGTCCATGCCTGCAGGAGAGCCGGAGTCACCCTCGGCAGCAGCGTGATGGTCTGTGGAGCAG GACCAATTGGACTCGTCACGCTGTTGGTGGCCAAAGCAATGGGTGCTGCAGAGGTTCTAATTACCG ACTTGTCTGCCGAGAGGCTGGCCATGGCGAAGGAGCTGGGCGCAGACTTTTCCCTGACCGTGAAGAGGGAGGACACTCCAGCGGATCTAGCCAATCAGGTGGAGGTGTTAATGGGAAGCCAGCCGCACGTCAGTATAGATTGCACTGGAGTGCAGAGCAGCGTGCAAACAGCCATCTAT GCCACTCGTCCTGGTGGGGTGGTTGTGCTCGTGGGGCTGGGGGCTGAGATGACCACCGTGCCCCTTCTCTCTGCCGCAGTGAAAGAAGTGGACATTAGAGGCGTCTTCCGCTATTGTAACAC GTGGCCAGTGGCCATTGCCATGTTGGCCTCCaagaaagtgaatgtgaagccGCTGGTCACCCATCGTTTCCCCCTGGAGCAGGCCCTGCAGGCCTTTGAGACCACACGCCAGGGCCAAGGAGTGAAGGTCATGCTGAAGTGCGATGAAAATGACCAGAACCCATAA